A single window of Vibrio sp. SCSIO 43137 DNA harbors:
- a CDS encoding alanine/glycine:cation symporter family protein yields the protein MQSIVDFLNGIIWSPVLIYLCLGAGLFYSIITRFVQIRHFFEMWRLLLNGKSSNKGISSFQALAVSLSGRVGTGNIAGVAAAIGFGGPGAVFWMWVVAFFGAATAYAESTLAQIYKEEDEGEFRGGPAYYIEKAMGQKWYAWIFAIATIFACGVLLPGVQSNSIGNAVEAAFGSGAMIETAIGTFSFAKIFTGTVVAIILGFIIFGGVKRIANFTQIVVPFMALAYIITAFVIILLNIGEVPRIFAMIIGDAFTPMAGFGAAIGWGVKRGVYSNEAGQGTGPHAAAAASVDHPAQQGLVQSFSIYIDTLLVCSATAFMILITGAYNVHGGAEGAFLVQNLAADIGANGPVFTQLAIESALPGVGKPFIAVALFFFAFTTILAYYYIAETNIAYIRRTFKIDGLMFALKVVLMTAVFYGTVKTANLAWAMGDVGVGLMAWLNIGGILIIFFMSKPAIKALKDYEEQQKKGVKEYLFNPVKLGIKGADYWEEKYKRRTGKAPTADSDEEVSVVEQPANS from the coding sequence ATGCAATCGATAGTTGATTTTTTGAATGGGATTATCTGGAGCCCGGTATTAATTTACCTATGTCTGGGCGCTGGTCTTTTCTACTCCATCATTACTCGCTTTGTGCAAATCCGTCACTTCTTCGAAATGTGGCGACTACTGCTCAACGGTAAAAGCTCCAACAAAGGCATCTCATCTTTTCAGGCACTAGCCGTTTCACTTTCTGGCCGAGTTGGTACTGGTAACATTGCCGGTGTTGCTGCTGCTATCGGTTTCGGTGGCCCGGGTGCAGTATTCTGGATGTGGGTTGTTGCCTTCTTTGGTGCAGCAACAGCCTACGCTGAATCTACTCTTGCTCAGATCTATAAAGAAGAGGATGAAGGCGAATTTCGTGGCGGTCCGGCTTACTACATAGAAAAAGCTATGGGGCAAAAATGGTATGCGTGGATCTTTGCTATCGCAACTATCTTTGCTTGTGGTGTACTTCTGCCGGGTGTTCAGTCAAACAGTATCGGTAACGCTGTTGAAGCTGCATTTGGTTCGGGCGCAATGATTGAAACTGCTATCGGAACCTTCAGCTTTGCTAAGATCTTCACTGGTACTGTTGTAGCTATCATCCTTGGCTTCATCATCTTTGGTGGTGTTAAACGTATCGCGAACTTCACTCAAATTGTTGTTCCGTTTATGGCACTGGCCTACATCATCACTGCTTTCGTTATTATCCTGCTAAACATCGGTGAAGTTCCTCGTATCTTCGCTATGATCATCGGCGATGCATTTACTCCTATGGCTGGCTTTGGTGCTGCTATCGGCTGGGGTGTTAAGCGTGGTGTTTACTCGAACGAAGCTGGTCAGGGTACAGGTCCTCACGCGGCGGCAGCTGCAAGTGTTGATCACCCGGCTCAACAAGGTCTGGTTCAGTCTTTCTCTATCTACATCGATACTCTGCTGGTTTGTTCAGCAACAGCGTTTATGATCCTGATTACCGGCGCATACAACGTACACGGCGGTGCAGAAGGTGCATTCCTTGTACAGAACCTTGCTGCTGATATTGGCGCAAACGGCCCAGTATTTACCCAGCTTGCGATTGAAAGTGCCCTACCGGGTGTTGGTAAACCGTTTATTGCTGTTGCGCTGTTCTTCTTCGCATTCACCACTATTCTGGCTTACTACTATATTGCTGAAACAAACATCGCTTACATCCGCCGCACCTTCAAAATTGACGGCCTGATGTTTGCTCTTAAAGTTGTGCTGATGACAGCCGTATTCTACGGCACCGTTAAGACAGCAAACCTTGCATGGGCAATGGGTGATGTTGGTGTAGGTCTGATGGCCTGGCTGAACATCGGTGGTATTCTGATTATCTTCTTTATGTCTAAACCTGCTATCAAGGCACTGAAAGACTATGAAGAGCAGCAGAAGAAAGGAGTAAAAGAGTATCTGTTTAACCCTGTTAAACTTGGCATCAAAGGCGCAGACTACTGGGAAGAGAAGTATAAGCGCAGAACTGGCAAAGCTCCGACAGCAGACAGCGATGAAGAAGTCTCTGTTGTAGAACAGCCGGCAAATTCATAA
- a CDS encoding TRAP transporter small permease, with product MNRFVSLLLTGLICLVALGQFVQVITRYVLEIPVMGLDETLLYPTLWLYVLGAANASRENSHIRANVLDIFLHSEKQKTILAIIGETISLIIGSWLIYWAWDFTKYSLRVWKESPTLYIPTFYVDVALFVGLILMMVYTAIHLVNHIRSLSTPEVSKDL from the coding sequence ATGAATCGATTTGTGAGCCTGTTGCTCACTGGACTAATTTGCTTGGTCGCTTTAGGGCAGTTTGTACAGGTAATAACACGCTACGTGCTGGAAATTCCGGTGATGGGGCTGGATGAAACTCTACTCTATCCAACCTTATGGCTATATGTATTGGGGGCTGCGAATGCTTCGCGTGAAAACTCCCATATCAGAGCCAACGTTCTGGATATCTTTCTGCACAGTGAAAAGCAGAAAACCATACTTGCCATTATTGGTGAAACCATCAGCCTGATCATTGGATCATGGTTAATTTACTGGGCCTGGGATTTTACAAAATATTCACTTCGGGTCTGGAAAGAGAGCCCAACACTTTATATCCCAACCTTCTATGTAGACGTTGCCCTCTTTGTCGGACTTATTCTGATGATGGTTTATACCGCCATCCATCTGGTTAATCACATACGTAGTTTATCTACTCCGGAAGTATCTAAGGATTTATAA
- a CDS encoding (2Fe-2S)-binding protein codes for MFRVLSTAKSDYIPITINGTDYQVPQGISVWTALALHDQTITRLAPVTEQKRSAYCAMGVCFECLVEIDGMPNQQACMKTVVSGMVICRQQITEATVSDVPE; via the coding sequence ATGTTTCGGGTTCTCTCAACAGCAAAATCAGACTATATCCCAATAACAATTAACGGTACTGATTATCAGGTGCCACAAGGGATTTCTGTCTGGACGGCACTGGCTCTGCATGATCAGACCATAACGCGGTTAGCCCCGGTAACAGAGCAGAAGCGTTCAGCTTACTGTGCAATGGGTGTCTGTTTTGAGTGTCTAGTGGAAATTGACGGAATGCCAAATCAGCAAGCCTGTATGAAGACGGTTGTATCAGGAATGGTGATTTGCAGACAGCAGATTACCGAAGCAACGGTCAGTGATGTACCAGAATAA
- a CDS encoding TRAP transporter large permease, with product MVEIALLAVAVLVILLTLGIPLPYCFGGGLAVMYFLGDVTMKGNMLWGFQQLGNPVLLAIPLFVLAGTIMSVSGIAASLLRFVNIFVGHLRGGLGVVATVSCALIGAISGSGLTGVAAIGPLLIPEMEKQGYPRAYATALIANSSLLGLLIPPSVTMIVYGWVTDTSILACFLATLGPGLLIMANFSVVNIWQARKFPLVLEDRPKGAEFVAEVSNRGLKATPALLMPVIILGGIYGGVMTPTEAAAVAVIYAIPVGFLIYKGLDIKTFLGAGKEASTSVGAIMLMILFSMILSQMFVLESVPQELVEAIFSITDNKVVLLILINFLLFFVGMVVNDVTAIILIAPLLLPLMQAIGISPIQFAAIMGVNTAMGGVTPPYASILYLGARVGNVEVTKVIKPALLLIVTGYLPVVFLTSFWSDLSLFLPAFFGY from the coding sequence ATGGTTGAAATAGCATTATTAGCCGTGGCTGTTCTGGTCATTTTATTAACGCTGGGTATTCCGTTGCCTTACTGCTTCGGTGGTGGACTAGCTGTCATGTATTTCCTTGGTGATGTCACCATGAAGGGAAATATGCTGTGGGGCTTTCAACAGCTCGGAAACCCTGTACTGCTCGCAATCCCGCTGTTTGTACTGGCCGGTACCATAATGAGCGTCAGCGGGATAGCCGCCAGTTTGCTCCGCTTTGTTAACATTTTTGTCGGCCATTTACGTGGTGGTCTGGGTGTGGTTGCAACCGTGAGTTGTGCACTTATCGGTGCTATCTCCGGCTCCGGCCTAACTGGTGTTGCGGCTATCGGTCCGCTGCTGATCCCTGAGATGGAGAAGCAAGGTTATCCGAGAGCGTATGCGACAGCATTGATTGCCAACTCGTCACTGCTTGGCCTGCTTATCCCGCCAAGTGTGACAATGATTGTTTATGGCTGGGTAACAGATACTTCTATTCTGGCTTGTTTCCTTGCCACTCTGGGCCCGGGTCTGCTGATTATGGCTAACTTCTCAGTTGTGAATATCTGGCAGGCACGTAAGTTCCCGCTGGTACTTGAAGACAGACCAAAAGGTGCAGAGTTTGTTGCTGAGGTCAGTAACCGTGGTCTGAAGGCGACACCAGCACTACTGATGCCGGTGATTATTCTGGGTGGAATCTACGGCGGTGTAATGACACCGACTGAAGCTGCTGCTGTTGCGGTTATCTACGCCATACCTGTCGGTTTCCTTATCTATAAGGGACTGGATATCAAAACATTCCTGGGTGCAGGTAAAGAAGCCTCTACTTCGGTAGGTGCCATTATGCTGATGATTCTGTTCAGTATGATTCTGTCGCAGATGTTTGTTTTAGAGAGTGTTCCTCAGGAGCTGGTGGAAGCCATCTTCTCAATTACAGATAACAAAGTTGTTCTGCTGATTCTGATTAACTTCCTGCTGTTCTTTGTCGGCATGGTCGTCAATGACGTAACAGCGATTATTTTGATTGCACCACTACTTCTGCCTCTTATGCAGGCGATCGGTATCAGCCCGATTCAGTTTGCGGCAATCATGGGGGTAAACACCGCGATGGGAGGAGTGACTCCGCCATACGCATCCATTCTCTATTTAGGTGCCCGTGTCGGTAATGTGGAAGTCACTAAAGTGATTAAGCCTGCATTGCTACTGATAGTAACGGGTTATCTGCCAGTGGTATTCCTGACGTCGTTCTGGTCAGACTTATCACTATTCCTGCCTGCTTTCTTTGGTTATTAA
- a CDS encoding TetR/AcrR family transcriptional regulator — protein MPKRMLKNERREQLLSVAVSIIRERGTDALTLARVAEEAGVTKPIAYNHFESKENLLRQIYQNIDIRLIESIRLAQETKSNSVQDTIAILCESYINCMMKNGEIYELTVAALKGYPHNSTLSKDIQQFFTNAYSDLFQLPLSEQNDLNRIKLVAVYGLIESVGSAVLSEQISKDSALSFLNREIYRLISSQ, from the coding sequence ATGCCAAAGCGAATGTTAAAAAATGAAAGAAGAGAACAGCTCCTTTCTGTTGCTGTTTCCATTATCAGGGAACGTGGAACTGACGCTTTAACACTAGCCAGAGTGGCAGAAGAAGCCGGGGTCACTAAACCTATCGCCTATAATCATTTTGAAAGTAAAGAGAACCTGCTCAGACAAATTTATCAAAATATAGATATCCGGCTGATTGAATCTATTCGCTTAGCACAAGAGACAAAAAGCAACTCAGTTCAGGACACTATCGCTATTCTGTGTGAGTCATATATCAACTGTATGATGAAAAATGGCGAAATATACGAGTTAACCGTGGCAGCACTAAAAGGCTACCCGCATAATTCAACACTCTCTAAAGATATTCAGCAGTTTTTCACCAACGCCTACTCGGATCTCTTCCAGTTGCCACTCTCTGAACAAAACGATCTAAACAGGATAAAACTTGTTGCTGTGTATGGCTTGATAGAGTCGGTGGGAAGTGCCGTGCTATCTGAACAAATCTCTAAGGATTCTGCCCTTTCGTTTCTGAACAGAGAAATTTATCGTCTGATTTCAAGTCAATAA
- a CDS encoding LysR family transcriptional regulator yields MNLSIRQLQAFREVMRTGSISDAARTLNRTQPAVSAMISSLEEELGLALFERQRGRLTRTPEASYFLVETEAILERLVRTSRTMQELSNLQEGQLRIACMPASSQFLIPRLVADFVKEKPKVKVSIMMRASSVIEEWVASQQYDLGLAELPAPNSAISSIPIDMRCVCAMRVDDPLAKKKQITPKDLCGKPLATLQEEHPNLLATRKAFAKHKAKFNARFELRNFQPALKLVEEGLCYSICDPMTADSYFEYKMQNPELTFRPFTPKINLSVGILTPSHRPASLLTTAFIDILHQHLLEIDRRFNAS; encoded by the coding sequence ATGAATTTAAGTATCCGACAGCTGCAAGCCTTTCGTGAAGTGATGAGAACCGGTTCCATTTCTGATGCTGCCCGCACTTTAAACCGCACCCAACCGGCCGTGAGCGCAATGATTTCAAGCCTTGAAGAGGAATTAGGCCTGGCTCTTTTCGAGCGTCAGAGGGGCAGATTGACCCGTACTCCTGAAGCTTCTTACTTTCTGGTTGAAACAGAAGCTATTTTAGAGCGTTTAGTGCGCACATCCCGCACCATGCAAGAGCTGAGCAACTTACAAGAAGGTCAGTTAAGAATTGCCTGTATGCCAGCTTCGTCACAATTTTTGATTCCCAGACTGGTTGCGGACTTTGTTAAGGAAAAACCCAAGGTGAAAGTCTCAATAATGATGAGAGCTTCGTCAGTTATTGAAGAGTGGGTAGCATCGCAGCAGTATGATTTAGGCTTGGCGGAACTGCCGGCACCAAACAGTGCTATTTCAAGCATTCCCATAGATATGCGATGTGTCTGCGCCATGCGTGTCGATGATCCGCTGGCAAAGAAAAAGCAAATTACCCCTAAAGATCTCTGCGGAAAGCCGCTGGCGACCCTTCAGGAAGAGCACCCTAACCTGCTTGCTACCCGTAAGGCATTTGCAAAACATAAAGCCAAATTTAACGCCCGCTTCGAGCTGAGAAACTTCCAGCCGGCACTAAAACTGGTTGAAGAAGGGCTCTGTTACTCAATCTGTGATCCCATGACCGCTGATAGCTACTTTGAATATAAGATGCAGAACCCGGAGCTGACTTTCCGTCCATTTACGCCCAAAATAAATCTTTCGGTCGGGATACTGACCCCGTCTCACCGCCCAGCCTCATTGTTGACCACAGCATTTATCGACATACTTCATCAACACCTTCTGGAAATTGATCGCAGATTTAACGCATCCTAA
- a CDS encoding NAD(P)/FAD-dependent oxidoreductase encodes MYQNKKARQMKSYDIAIVGAGPAGMQAAITASANGASVVVIHDKPAAGGQIYRNVSNSPLPDIAVLGKDYSKGESLVDEFNRCDAEVIFNASVWHVGDDGEVLYSVDNQTQSLQAKEIIAATGAMERPFPVKGWHLPGVMSAGSAQVMLKSDGLVKDDAVFVGSGPLLYVIVAQYLRLSVKVKAVVDTTEKASYLKAATKAADSFAQPAMVAKGLTLLNEIRRSGIPFYRFAEDLQIRGKEKAESISFRQGQKQHEIECEHLFLHQGVIPNLNLTRALGLEHKWCEQQLCWHPVLDKWGQSSVSNISVAGDGSAIVGADGAEYSGIVTAANLLHRLGKISKSSRDSMAGEPRRTLEKLNRFRRFIDELYRPSEQHRVPQADDIVVCRCEERTVADLKIGFQQGAVEPNALKGITRCGMGPCQGRQCGHTVSELLAKWQNKPVAEIGYYRLRSPMRLLTLEELSHFQHKEPNSQPLSQEADHEA; translated from the coding sequence ATGTACCAGAATAAAAAGGCCAGACAGATGAAGAGTTACGATATTGCCATTGTTGGTGCAGGGCCAGCCGGAATGCAGGCTGCAATTACCGCTTCTGCAAATGGTGCCTCTGTGGTTGTCATTCATGATAAGCCTGCCGCCGGCGGGCAGATATACCGCAATGTCAGCAACAGCCCTTTGCCTGATATTGCTGTCCTGGGTAAAGATTACAGCAAAGGTGAATCGCTGGTAGATGAGTTTAACCGCTGTGATGCTGAGGTGATTTTTAACGCCAGTGTATGGCATGTCGGAGATGACGGAGAGGTTCTTTACTCCGTTGATAACCAGACGCAATCTTTGCAAGCCAAAGAGATTATTGCTGCGACCGGAGCAATGGAGAGGCCGTTTCCCGTTAAGGGCTGGCATCTGCCCGGAGTTATGTCCGCCGGTAGTGCTCAGGTGATGTTAAAGAGTGACGGGCTGGTAAAAGACGATGCTGTTTTTGTCGGCAGCGGACCACTTCTGTATGTGATTGTGGCTCAGTACCTTCGCTTAAGCGTAAAAGTAAAAGCTGTAGTGGATACCACAGAGAAAGCCAGTTATCTGAAAGCGGCGACTAAAGCTGCAGACAGTTTTGCCCAGCCAGCCATGGTGGCAAAAGGGCTTACCCTACTGAACGAAATCCGGCGTTCCGGCATCCCTTTTTATCGCTTTGCCGAAGATCTTCAGATCAGGGGTAAAGAAAAGGCAGAATCGATAAGCTTCCGTCAGGGACAAAAACAGCATGAGATAGAGTGTGAACACCTGTTTTTGCATCAGGGGGTTATCCCGAACCTCAACCTTACCCGTGCATTAGGGCTGGAGCATAAGTGGTGTGAGCAGCAGCTATGCTGGCATCCGGTTCTGGATAAGTGGGGGCAGAGCTCTGTGTCCAATATTTCTGTTGCCGGAGACGGCAGCGCAATTGTCGGTGCTGACGGTGCAGAGTATAGCGGTATTGTCACCGCGGCTAACCTGCTACACAGGTTAGGCAAAATTTCCAAATCATCCCGAGATTCAATGGCAGGCGAACCCCGCCGCACCCTTGAAAAGTTAAATCGTTTTCGCCGCTTTATTGATGAGCTTTACCGGCCATCAGAGCAGCATAGAGTGCCGCAGGCCGACGATATTGTTGTCTGTCGCTGCGAAGAGAGAACCGTTGCGGATCTGAAAATTGGTTTCCAGCAAGGTGCAGTTGAACCCAATGCCCTGAAAGGCATTACCCGCTGCGGAATGGGACCATGTCAGGGTAGGCAGTGCGGTCACACCGTCAGCGAGTTGCTGGCAAAGTGGCAGAACAAACCGGTGGCAGAAATTGGTTACTACCGTCTTCGTTCTCCTATGCGCCTGCTGACGCTGGAAGAGCTAAGCCATTTTCAGCACAAAGAACCAAACTCTCAACCCCTTAGTCAGGAGGCAGACCATGAAGCTTGA
- a CDS encoding RidA family protein, producing the protein MSIERIDSTERMSRIVKHANTIYLCGQTAGDEAWDIAEQTQRCLDKVDVLLEQAGSHRDKILSVTIYIRDMKDFAAMNKVWDAWVAEGEKPARACVEARMARDSILVELSVIAAQ; encoded by the coding sequence ATGAGTATTGAACGAATTGATTCTACAGAACGTATGAGCCGTATTGTTAAACATGCCAACACTATCTACCTTTGTGGACAGACGGCCGGTGATGAAGCGTGGGATATTGCAGAGCAGACTCAGCGTTGTCTGGATAAGGTAGACGTACTACTGGAACAGGCGGGCAGCCATAGAGATAAGATTTTGTCTGTAACCATCTATATCCGTGATATGAAAGATTTCGCCGCTATGAATAAGGTGTGGGATGCATGGGTAGCCGAGGGTGAAAAGCCGGCAAGAGCCTGTGTAGAAGCAAGAATGGCGCGCGACTCAATTCTGGTTGAACTGTCGGTAATTGCTGCGCAGTAA
- a CDS encoding EAL domain-containing protein, with amino-acid sequence MTNNSYSRSESGRFFSNLKRRVDFQLVIIFLFIVLLAGISSFYMAKRQAFTASQRALSSVEAHFDNIRSELAYLLQPDNAGLSCADILTELRRNVFHSDTIKEIGLFDRQGRMYCASNSSAVSFQLYKTILERLDEHSITLSYTRTKFSKEKSVMLLFTGPAEKGASIVIPPRYIIDIVRSAIKSDVLRFDIKVISRSLMMESDKTVLDIFQQKSAIYPLEIEVKTDADYYLDYFLAHFWKAIVLASLLSAWFLYRRQSEVSTYSLEHSLEQAIENDYFQLNYQPIVESDSGKCIGCEALLRWNDPIRGSISPAIFIPLAEKVGIIEQLTHLVIVKTCQFMQQHEELLNSRYISVNISRSVILKQSFMDKLLAYLESVPQCLPQLVFEITEDNNFSREELVVLKRNLTTLSSYGIKIAVDDFGTGYSGLNFIRQYPFSVVKIDKVFIKSLYDDSNVIPLLESMLMIANNLGMSVIVEGVEEESQLKILRSIGFQYIQGFYFSRPLAEDDILPYLLGNNGVISEISENLPLFQE; translated from the coding sequence ATGACTAACAATTCCTACAGCAGGTCTGAGTCCGGCCGTTTCTTTTCCAACCTGAAGAGAAGGGTTGATTTTCAGCTTGTTATCATCTTTCTGTTTATTGTACTGCTGGCGGGTATAAGCTCTTTTTATATGGCTAAACGTCAGGCATTTACCGCCAGCCAGCGTGCCCTTTCAAGTGTTGAAGCTCATTTTGATAACATCCGCAGTGAGCTCGCTTATCTTTTGCAGCCAGATAATGCAGGGCTAAGCTGTGCTGATATTCTTACTGAGCTAAGAAGAAACGTTTTTCATTCTGATACCATAAAAGAGATTGGTCTGTTTGACAGACAGGGAAGGATGTACTGTGCCAGCAATAGCAGTGCGGTCTCTTTTCAGCTGTATAAGACCATTCTTGAAAGGCTGGATGAGCATTCAATTACGCTCTCTTACACCCGGACAAAGTTCAGTAAAGAGAAGAGTGTTATGTTGCTGTTTACCGGCCCGGCTGAGAAAGGCGCCAGTATTGTTATTCCGCCAAGATACATCATTGATATCGTACGTTCTGCAATAAAAAGTGATGTATTACGCTTTGATATTAAAGTGATCTCTAGAAGCCTGATGATGGAGAGTGATAAAACGGTTCTTGACATATTTCAACAGAAGTCTGCTATTTACCCGTTAGAGATAGAAGTGAAAACCGATGCTGACTACTATCTGGATTACTTCCTTGCTCATTTCTGGAAAGCGATAGTGCTGGCCAGCCTGCTGTCTGCATGGTTTTTATATCGCCGGCAGAGTGAAGTTTCTACCTACAGTCTCGAGCACTCTCTGGAACAGGCTATTGAGAACGACTACTTTCAGCTTAACTATCAGCCTATCGTTGAGTCAGATAGTGGCAAGTGCATCGGATGTGAAGCACTTTTGCGCTGGAATGACCCTATCCGCGGGAGTATCTCTCCGGCCATTTTTATTCCCCTGGCAGAAAAAGTCGGCATTATTGAGCAACTAACGCATCTGGTAATTGTTAAGACCTGCCAATTTATGCAACAGCATGAAGAGCTGTTAAACAGTCGCTATATCAGCGTCAATATCAGCCGTAGTGTGATTCTGAAACAATCCTTTATGGATAAATTACTGGCTTATCTTGAGTCGGTTCCGCAGTGTCTGCCTCAGCTTGTTTTTGAGATAACGGAAGATAATAACTTCTCCAGAGAAGAGTTGGTTGTGTTGAAACGTAACCTGACCACACTCTCTTCATACGGAATAAAGATAGCAGTAGATGATTTCGGTACCGGTTATTCAGGTCTTAATTTTATCCGTCAGTACCCTTTCAGCGTTGTGAAAATCGATAAGGTGTTTATTAAGAGCCTGTATGACGATTCCAACGTGATCCCCTTGCTCGAATCTATGCTGATGATTGCAAACAACCTTGGTATGAGTGTCATTGTTGAGGGGGTAGAAGAGGAGTCTCAATTGAAAATACTCCGTTCAATAGGCTTCCAGTATATTCAGGGCTTCTACTTTTCCAGACCATTAGCAGAAGATGACATCTTGCCTTATCTTCTTGGAAACAATGGTGTTATAAGCGAAATTTCTGAAAATCTGCCCCTTTTTCAGGAGTGA
- a CDS encoding NAD(P)/FAD-dependent oxidoreductase has protein sequence MKLDVIVIGGGIQGCSTAYHLARQGVKVAVIEKDHVSRHASGVNAGGVRVLGRHPAEIELSLASMQRWQTLDEELEGDTGFRRRSLINIAADEADVNTLNERQKMLKEKGYSHEKILDQKELRERLPHVNPVCVGGVVSENDGYAIPYKSTFAFKNAALRFGAQFYEGHCIQKIRKVGYSWLVNSDTKQFEAGQLVNCAGAWADKVAVMIGDNAPMSYSAPMLMITGRMPHFAGPVVGAVSRPLSFKQFENGTVLIGGGAKGFADRDNNKTRLDYSKLAVGAKNAIEFFPIMKTASVNRMWAGLEAYMPDNLPVIGKSVRSANAYHAFGFSAHGFQMGPVVGQVMSDLILTGKTSFDLQAFRIDRFERKVL, from the coding sequence ATGAAGCTTGATGTGATTGTGATTGGTGGTGGTATTCAGGGCTGCTCAACGGCCTACCACCTTGCCCGGCAAGGGGTAAAAGTGGCAGTTATTGAAAAAGATCATGTGTCCAGACACGCCTCTGGTGTTAACGCCGGTGGTGTACGGGTACTTGGCCGTCATCCGGCTGAGATAGAGCTGAGCCTTGCTTCCATGCAGCGCTGGCAGACACTAGATGAAGAGCTGGAGGGCGATACCGGATTCAGGCGGCGCTCATTGATCAATATCGCTGCTGACGAAGCGGATGTGAACACTTTGAATGAACGCCAGAAGATGTTGAAAGAGAAGGGCTACAGCCACGAAAAGATTCTGGATCAAAAAGAGTTAAGGGAGCGTCTGCCTCATGTAAATCCTGTTTGTGTCGGCGGTGTGGTTTCAGAGAATGATGGTTACGCCATCCCTTATAAATCTACCTTTGCTTTTAAAAACGCCGCCCTTCGTTTTGGTGCGCAGTTTTATGAAGGCCACTGTATTCAGAAGATCAGAAAAGTGGGCTACTCGTGGCTGGTGAACAGCGATACTAAGCAGTTCGAAGCGGGGCAACTGGTCAACTGTGCCGGAGCATGGGCTGACAAGGTGGCGGTAATGATTGGTGATAATGCACCTATGTCATACAGTGCACCTATGCTGATGATCACCGGCAGAATGCCGCATTTCGCCGGGCCTGTGGTTGGTGCGGTAAGCCGTCCTCTCTCCTTTAAACAGTTTGAAAACGGAACCGTACTGATTGGCGGGGGAGCAAAAGGCTTTGCTGATCGTGATAACAATAAGACACGTCTTGACTACAGCAAGCTGGCAGTAGGAGCTAAAAACGCCATCGAGTTTTTCCCCATTATGAAAACCGCTTCCGTTAACCGTATGTGGGCAGGATTAGAAGCCTATATGCCGGATAACCTGCCGGTGATAGGTAAGAGTGTCAGAAGTGCCAATGCCTATCACGCCTTCGGATTTTCTGCTCACGGCTTCCAGATGGGGCCGGTAGTGGGGCAGGTAATGAGCGACCTGATATTAACAGGTAAAACAAGCTTTGATCTTCAGGCTTTCCGTATCGACCGTTTTGAACGAAAAGTCTTATAA
- the dctP gene encoding TRAP transporter substrate-binding protein DctP: MQGVTVKKAIIASLLAGAMGLSGIAQAKTLKISHIRPQGAIIDLELKEFASDVAKETDGDLKIKIFAASALGDYTTVQERISVGAIDMAVQPAATAASRQMQISAFPYVAENWEQARKIYGPGGAIYNAMKELYSKQDITMLAAYPVYFGGVALNRDAVSPGDPSVSKGIKVRVPGIKSFQLTSDALGYISSPIPFSEAFTAVQTGVVDGVIGSGAEGYYASFRDVTKTYIPVNTHFEVWYMIVNSETLADLDDAESKALEEQAVKFEQKRWGKAEADQADYEQKLADYGASIVKLTDAQLSDVAKKVRTDVWPQILNDVGAEWGQNILNQIEK; encoded by the coding sequence ATGCAAGGTGTAACAGTTAAAAAAGCGATTATCGCAAGCCTGTTAGCAGGTGCTATGGGGCTGAGCGGAATTGCTCAGGCAAAAACATTAAAGATCAGCCATATCCGTCCACAAGGTGCGATTATTGATCTGGAACTGAAAGAGTTTGCCAGTGATGTAGCAAAAGAGACAGATGGCGATCTTAAGATCAAGATCTTTGCAGCCAGTGCGCTGGGTGACTACACAACCGTACAGGAGCGTATCTCAGTAGGCGCTATTGATATGGCGGTTCAGCCTGCCGCGACAGCCGCTTCACGTCAGATGCAGATCAGTGCTTTCCCTTATGTAGCGGAAAACTGGGAACAGGCTCGTAAGATCTACGGACCGGGTGGTGCTATCTACAATGCAATGAAGGAGCTGTATAGCAAGCAGGACATTACTATGCTGGCAGCGTACCCGGTTTACTTTGGTGGCGTGGCACTAAACCGTGATGCCGTTTCACCGGGTGATCCATCGGTTTCTAAAGGTATCAAAGTTCGTGTACCGGGTATCAAGAGCTTCCAGCTGACCAGTGACGCCCTTGGCTATATCAGTTCTCCAATCCCGTTCTCTGAAGCCTTTACTGCGGTTCAGACTGGTGTGGTAGATGGTGTGATTGGTTCTGGTGCAGAGGGTTACTACGCCTCTTTCCGTGATGTAACTAAGACTTATATCCCTGTGAACACGCACTTTGAAGTGTGGTACATGATTGTCAACAGCGAAACGCTGGCGGATCTGGATGATGCTGAGAGTAAAGCCCTTGAGGAACAAGCGGTTAAGTTTGAGCAGAAACGCTGGGGCAAAGCTGAAGCGGATCAGGCTGATTACGAGCAGAAGTTGGCTGACTACGGTGCCTCTATCGTGAAACTGACTGATGCTCAGCTGTCTGATGTTGCTAAGAAGGTACGTACAGATGTATGGCCTCAAATCCTTAATGATGTTGGTGCGGAGTGGGGTCAGAACATCCTGAACCAGATCGAGAAGTAA